A region from the Acomys russatus chromosome 22, mAcoRus1.1, whole genome shotgun sequence genome encodes:
- the Bloc1s4 gene encoding biogenesis of lysosome-related organelles complex 1 subunit 4, which translates to MEEGPVDRALLREVSTEEAEPLGAALSGDSGHVSQSHSSASGPWEDDGAEDAPGRDLPLLRRAALGYASSLLPAAGPRPEVEALDASLEDLLARVDEFVGMLDMIRGDSSHVVSEGVPQIHAKAAEMRRIYGRIDKLEAFVRMISSSVARMEEQVTKAEAELGTFPRAFRRLLHTISVPALFKSTPTGPQSAVYEPPVLFRTEDHFPGCGDRPQL; encoded by the coding sequence ATGGAAGAAGGACCCGTGGACCGGGCCTTGTTGCGAGAGGTCTCCACTGAGGAGGCCGAGCCGCTGGGCGCCGCGTTGAGCGGGGACAGCGGCCACGTATCGCAGAGCCACAGCAGCGCGTCGGGGCCGTGGGAGGATGACGGCGCCGAGGACGCGCCTGGCCGCGACCTGCCGCTGCTGCGCCGCGCCGCCTTGGGCTACGCCTCCAGCTTGCTGCCTGCTGCGGGGCCGCGGCCCGAGGTGGAGGCGCTGGACGCCAGCCTGGAGGACCTGCTGGCCAGGGTGGACGAGTTCGTGGGCATGCTGGACATGATTCGCGGAGACTCCTCCCACGTGGTGAGCGAGGGCGTGCCGCAGATCCACGCCAAAGCCGCCGAGATGAGGCGCATCTACGGCAGGATCGACAAGCTCGAGGCCTTCGTGAGGATGATCAGCAGCAGCGTGGCCAGGATGGAGGAGCAGGTTACCAAGGCCGAGGCCGAGCTGGGGACTTTCCCCCGGGCCTTCCGAAGGCTGCTGCACACCATCAGCGTTCCCGCTCTCTTCAAATCGACGCCCACCGGACCCCAGAGCGCCGTTTACGAGCCGCCTGTCCTGTTTCGGACAGAGGACCACTTCCCTGGCTGCGGTGACAGACCACAGCTCTGA